A genome region from Drosophila simulans strain w501 chromosome 2R, Prin_Dsim_3.1, whole genome shotgun sequence includes the following:
- the LOC6733290 gene encoding myb-like protein AA isoform X27, with protein MDLSLERDSSALGSLFQQIINDMKNTSPLWEDFVAKAGKLHTCLRAAIQAIAAYLDAFQKIADAATNSRGASKEIGTALTRVCLRHKAVETRLKTFTSAIMDCLVQPLQERIEDWKRTVATIDKDHAKEYKRCRSELKKRSSDTLRLQKKARKGQTDGLQSLMDSHMQDVTLRRAELEEVEKKSLRAAMVEERLRYCSFVHMLQPVVHEECEVMSELGHLQEAMQSIALVTKEPSVLPQASEELIHDAKASINLYPESPGGGSGSQGGGCSNSLGSRKSSVCSISSMNSSGSSNSPGHHHYPRSLSQFVTPAIRLKPGESSDSGFCSSPALTTQTSNATNQTANVSTWPPHSQDGVDTLPPTADRPHTISTAYEKGHQRPPLTVYTFQNPETIHESGSCLNNGTAAPNGQPLSGQATPGTQKSPAASLSRPPLPVRCSSLERPLSAQSNHRQGSGNNLLQRQCPSPIPAHITKELSAAHHAQQQQQQNQQPQTPPTYVNMSELATMAALKQTNQQQKPSTPPLQQQSSIDSTSSQHSNDSTGSHQLLQQQHHQSQQNHHSATATRSHSISSTASSLHSHPSIDSTVACGSLVGQHNHSTSTNTNTTSPSSGSSTPQNHYSPLLTNSPTSTAAGTPSGSSLGPGSGLGFVYQVSSPTPPSSEVLKITEQAAAGQDQGPANSVADETDERSRASVLQKASMFEKAAAAAAVSPPAPIQIASGSPASGGGTRRSEAEQQEMGGAAGGGSTRIGRRSSINQAKPPPPVRRSSSVTPSPNASVGLQQQPQHATLSQQNHQLSSSSEHLPPPPPFMLDAMPQIPSSALKVSETVRALAAMRHQPASPVSLRRMQQQQQQQQLQQQQVQQQQPLLQSAHNSPLNEDLTVYYDSYLDLHAYAQALASGQQPGGQQMANQQRFTHQQQHQHLHQPQPPPVYQVDATFRTSSPAAGGGGGGGIYAQPKLVNSMSSFRTSSPSPNGHAHPLPPTQPKANPNLIAQLNARLSGKQQQQHVEGIYGNQQAPGGESIYMRSGLSMSQPQQQQHYDDYATSTNIEKTGSIRAKTKAEFLENLNAKLAKQGMSGRAFAVRNLINSKALMYQNPQKLSRPSAQYRRPPTYPNTSTTTNATCEDQC; from the exons GCGCCTCCAAGGAGATCGGCACCGCCCTGACCCGCGTTTGCCTCCGCCATAAAGCGGTTGAGACACGTCTGAAGACTTTCACCAGCGCCATCATGGATTGCCTGGTGCAGCCGCTGCAGGAAAGGATCGAGGACTGGAAGCGCACGGTGGCCACCATCGACAAAGACCATGCCAAAGAGTACAAGCGCTGTCGCAGTGAGCTAAAGAAGCGCTCCAGCGACACGCTGCGCCTGCAGAAGAAGGCGCGCAAGGGCCAGACGGACGGATTGCAGTCCCTGATGGACTCGCACATGCAGGATGTCACCCTGCGCCGGGCGGAACTGGAGGAAGTCGAGAAGAAATCCTTGAGGGCGGCCATGGTGGAGGAGCGTCTGCGCTACTGCAGCTTCGTCCACATGCTTCAGCCAGTGGTGCACGAGGAGTGCGAGGTCATGTCAGAGTTGGGTCACCTACAG GAAGCCATGCAGTCAATTGCCCTAGTAACCAAGGAGCCCAGTGTTCTGCCCCAGGCCTCCGAGGAGCTAATCCACGACGCTAAGGCCAGCATTAATCTGTACCCGGAGTCCCCGGGTGGCGGTTCCGGCTCGCAGGGCGGCGGCTGCTCCAACTCGCTGGGATCCCGAAAGAGCTCCGTCTGCTCCATCAGCAGTATGAACAGCAGCGGCTCGAGCAACTCACCCGGCCACCACCACTATCCGCGCTCCCTGTCGCAG tttgtaACGCCCGCAATTCGCTTGAAACCTGGTGAATCCAGTGATAGTGGATTTTGCTCATCGCCAGCTTTAACAACACag ACTTCGAATGCAACGAACCAGACGGCAAATGTCTCCACCTGGCCCCCACATTCCCAGGATGGCGTCGACACCCTGCCACCGACCGCTGACCGTCCGCACACGATTTCGACGGCATACGAAAAGGGTCACCAGCGTCCGCCGCTTACCGTCTACACGTTCCAAAACCCGGAGACCATTCACGAGTCGGGCAGCTGCCTGAACAACGGAACCGCAGCCCCTAATGGACAGCCGTTATCCGGACAAGCCACTCCGGGCACCCAGAAATCACCGGCTGCCTCACTTAGCCGGCCTCCCTTGCCAGTT CGCTGCTCGTCGTTGGAGCGACCCCTTTCGGCCCAGAGTAACCACCGCCAGGGTAGCGGGAATAACCTGCTGCAGCGCCAGTGCCCCTCGCCGATTCCGGCTCATATCACGAAAG AGCTGTCCGCAGCGCATCatgcacagcagcagcagcagcaaaatcagcAGCCCCAGACGCCGCCCACCTATGTGAACATGTCGGAGCTGGCCACCATGGCCGCTTTGAAGCAGACCAACCAGCAGCAAAAGCCCTCTACGCCGCctctgcagcagcagagctCCATTGACTCGACCAGCTCCCAGCATTCCAACGACTCCACCGGCTCGCatcagctcctccagcagcagcatcatcaatCGCAGCAGAATCACCACTCAGCCACTGCCACACGCTCCCATTCCATATCCTCGACGGCCTCGTCACTTCACTCGCATCCGTCGATCGACTCCACCGTCGCTTGCGGCTCGCTGGTGGGCCAGCACAACCACAGCACCAGCACCAACACGAACACCACCTCGCCGTCCAGTGGCAGCTCCACGCCACAGAACCATTACTCGCCCCTGCTAACCAACTCCCCCACGTCCACTGCCGCAGGTACTCCCAGTGGCAGCAGCTTAGGTCCTGGGTCCGGTTTGGGATTTGTCTACCAGGTCAGCTCCCCGACACCTCCCTCCAGCGAGGTGCTGAAGATCACCGAGCAGGCCGCAGCAGGACAGGATCAGGGTCCAGCCAACAGCGTAGCGGACGAGACGGATGAGCGATCAAGGGCCTCTGTCCTGCAGAAGGCTTCAATGTTCGAAaaggcggcagcagcggcagcggtcTCGCCTCCAGCTCCCATTCAGATTGCATCCGGTTCCCCAGCTTCGGGAGGCGGAACTCGACGATCCGAggcggagcagcaggaaaTGG gaggagcagccggcGGTGGCTCCACGCGCATCGGGCGTCGCTCGTCTATCAATCAGGCCAAGCCACCGCCGCCAGTCAGACGCAGTTCGTCGGTGACCCCCAGTCCCAATGCCTCGGTCGGG ctgcagcagcaaccacagcaCGCGACTCTGTCGCAGCAGAATCACCAACTAAGCAGCTCCAGCGAGCACTtaccgccgccaccgccattCATGCTGGACGCCATGCCCCAGATTCCCAGCTCAGCGCTGAAAGTATCGGAGACGGTAAGAGCCCTGGCAGCCATGCGGCACCAGCCAGCATCACCTGTGTCCCTCAGACgcatgcagcagcaacagcagcagcagcagcttcagcagcaacaggtgcagcagcagcaaccccTATTGCAG TCTGCGCACAACTCCCCCCTCAATGAGGACCTGACAGTATACTACGACTCCTACTTGGATCTGCACGCCTATGCCCAGGCATTGGCCAGCGGCCAACAGCCCGGCGGTCAGCAGATGGCCAACCAGCAACGCTTtacccaccagcagcaacatcagcatctGCATCAGCCACagccaccgcccgtctaccAAGTCGATGCC ACGTTCCGCACCTCATCACCAGCCGCGGGCGGAGGGGGTGGCGGCGGCATATACGCCCAGCCCAAACTGGTCAACAGCATGTCCAGCTTCCGCACCAGCAGCCCCAGTCCCAACGGACATGCTCACCCACTGCCACCGACACAGCCAAAGGCGAATCCGAACCTAATTGCACAGCTCAATGCACGACTCAGCggcaaacagcagcagcagcacgtcGAGGGGATCTACGGCAACCAGCAGGCGCCCGGAGGAGAGTCGATCTACATGCGGAGTGGCCTGTCCATGTcgcagccgcaacagcagcaacactatGACG ACTATGCCACAAGCACAAATATCGAAAAGACTGGCAGTATTCGGGCCAAGACCAAGGCCGAATTCCTCGAGAATCTCAACGCGAAGCTGGCGAAGCAGGGAATGTCTGGACGAGCATTTGCCGTGCGAAATCTCATCAACAGCAAGGCCCTG ATGTATCAAAATCCGCAAAAACTATCGCGACCCAGTGCGCAATACCGTAGACCACCCACCTATCCCAACACCAGCACAACCACCAATGCCACTTGCGAAGATCAGTGCTAA
- the LOC6733290 gene encoding protein split ends isoform X25, with amino-acid sequence MDLSLERDSSALGSLFQQIINDMKNTSPLWEDFVAKAGKLHTCLRAAIQAIAAYLDAFQKIADAATNSRGASKEIGTALTRVCLRHKAVETRLKTFTSAIMDCLVQPLQERIEDWKRTVATIDKDHAKEYKRCRSELKKRSSDTLRLQKKARKGQTDGLQSLMDSHMQDVTLRRAELEEVEKKSLRAAMVEERLRYCSFVHMLQPVVHEECEVMSELGHLQEAMQSIALVTKEPSVLPQASEELIHDAKASINLYPESPGGGSGSQGGGCSNSLGSRKSSVCSISSMNSSGSSNSPGHHHYPRSLSQFVTPAIRLKPGESSDSGFCSSPALTTQTSNATNQTANVSTWPPHSQDGVDTLPPTADRPHTISTAYEKGHQRPPLTVYTFQNPETIHESGSCLNNGTAAPNGQPLSGQATPGTQKSPAASLSRPPLPVKPAHVRCSSLERPLSAQSNHRQGSGNNLLQRQCPSPIPAHITKGGAAGGGSTRIGRRSSINQAKPPPPVRRSSSVTPSPNASVGLQQQPQHATLSQQNHQLSSSSEHLPPPPPFMLDAMPQIPSSALKVSETVRALAAMRHQPASPVSLRRMQQQQQQQQLQQQQVQQQQPLLQSAHNSPLNEDLTVYYDSYLDLHAYAQALASGQQPGGQQMANQQRFTHQQQHQHLHQPQPPPVYQVDATFRTSSPAAGGGGGGGIYAQPKLVNSMSSFRTSSPSPNGHAHPLPPTQPKANPNLIAQLNARLSGKQQQQHVEGIYGNQQAPGGESIYMRSGLSMSQPQQQQHYDAAPGSANSHYQPPQPPNAAVANSKDMAIYSSSFTKNPAAAQSPNMRQAHSHQHHQPPQQQHYTCPPPLEDPPPPPIYAAGASATMPKKMARPPTGQNASHSSAYAAASSTATLPKNMMQQQQQRLQQQQYQQPAGMGIGNGNGHLGQRPQLPLPQQKLRAAQQQHLAEQQQHQQHQLQQQHQQQQQHQQHQQHQQRQPPIPSRHSSVQQKIFVSTNPFIQTTAVKFHSPSASPTCGSPVTGSLASIYATTSRGGHHHQQQQAQQQQQHYYRDAAGGNSNGGAAYYNHNAHAHSQAHHPNYATSTNIEKTGSIRAKTKAEFLENLNAKLAKQGMSGRAFAVRNLINSKALMYQNPQKLSRPSAQYRRPPTYPNTSTTTNATCEDQC; translated from the exons GCGCCTCCAAGGAGATCGGCACCGCCCTGACCCGCGTTTGCCTCCGCCATAAAGCGGTTGAGACACGTCTGAAGACTTTCACCAGCGCCATCATGGATTGCCTGGTGCAGCCGCTGCAGGAAAGGATCGAGGACTGGAAGCGCACGGTGGCCACCATCGACAAAGACCATGCCAAAGAGTACAAGCGCTGTCGCAGTGAGCTAAAGAAGCGCTCCAGCGACACGCTGCGCCTGCAGAAGAAGGCGCGCAAGGGCCAGACGGACGGATTGCAGTCCCTGATGGACTCGCACATGCAGGATGTCACCCTGCGCCGGGCGGAACTGGAGGAAGTCGAGAAGAAATCCTTGAGGGCGGCCATGGTGGAGGAGCGTCTGCGCTACTGCAGCTTCGTCCACATGCTTCAGCCAGTGGTGCACGAGGAGTGCGAGGTCATGTCAGAGTTGGGTCACCTACAG GAAGCCATGCAGTCAATTGCCCTAGTAACCAAGGAGCCCAGTGTTCTGCCCCAGGCCTCCGAGGAGCTAATCCACGACGCTAAGGCCAGCATTAATCTGTACCCGGAGTCCCCGGGTGGCGGTTCCGGCTCGCAGGGCGGCGGCTGCTCCAACTCGCTGGGATCCCGAAAGAGCTCCGTCTGCTCCATCAGCAGTATGAACAGCAGCGGCTCGAGCAACTCACCCGGCCACCACCACTATCCGCGCTCCCTGTCGCAG tttgtaACGCCCGCAATTCGCTTGAAACCTGGTGAATCCAGTGATAGTGGATTTTGCTCATCGCCAGCTTTAACAACACag ACTTCGAATGCAACGAACCAGACGGCAAATGTCTCCACCTGGCCCCCACATTCCCAGGATGGCGTCGACACCCTGCCACCGACCGCTGACCGTCCGCACACGATTTCGACGGCATACGAAAAGGGTCACCAGCGTCCGCCGCTTACCGTCTACACGTTCCAAAACCCGGAGACCATTCACGAGTCGGGCAGCTGCCTGAACAACGGAACCGCAGCCCCTAATGGACAGCCGTTATCCGGACAAGCCACTCCGGGCACCCAGAAATCACCGGCTGCCTCACTTAGCCGGCCTCCCTTGCCAGTT AAGCCAGCCCATGTG CGCTGCTCGTCGTTGGAGCGACCCCTTTCGGCCCAGAGTAACCACCGCCAGGGTAGCGGGAATAACCTGCTGCAGCGCCAGTGCCCCTCGCCGATTCCGGCTCATATCACGAAAG gaggagcagccggcGGTGGCTCCACGCGCATCGGGCGTCGCTCGTCTATCAATCAGGCCAAGCCACCGCCGCCAGTCAGACGCAGTTCGTCGGTGACCCCCAGTCCCAATGCCTCGGTCGGG ctgcagcagcaaccacagcaCGCGACTCTGTCGCAGCAGAATCACCAACTAAGCAGCTCCAGCGAGCACTtaccgccgccaccgccattCATGCTGGACGCCATGCCCCAGATTCCCAGCTCAGCGCTGAAAGTATCGGAGACGGTAAGAGCCCTGGCAGCCATGCGGCACCAGCCAGCATCACCTGTGTCCCTCAGACgcatgcagcagcaacagcagcagcagcagcttcagcagcaacaggtgcagcagcagcaaccccTATTGCAG TCTGCGCACAACTCCCCCCTCAATGAGGACCTGACAGTATACTACGACTCCTACTTGGATCTGCACGCCTATGCCCAGGCATTGGCCAGCGGCCAACAGCCCGGCGGTCAGCAGATGGCCAACCAGCAACGCTTtacccaccagcagcaacatcagcatctGCATCAGCCACagccaccgcccgtctaccAAGTCGATGCC ACGTTCCGCACCTCATCACCAGCCGCGGGCGGAGGGGGTGGCGGCGGCATATACGCCCAGCCCAAACTGGTCAACAGCATGTCCAGCTTCCGCACCAGCAGCCCCAGTCCCAACGGACATGCTCACCCACTGCCACCGACACAGCCAAAGGCGAATCCGAACCTAATTGCACAGCTCAATGCACGACTCAGCggcaaacagcagcagcagcacgtcGAGGGGATCTACGGCAACCAGCAGGCGCCCGGAGGAGAGTCGATCTACATGCGGAGTGGCCTGTCCATGTcgcagccgcaacagcagcaacactatGACG CGGCCCCTGGCTCGGCCAATTCGCATTATCAGCCACCTCAGCCGCCGAATGCAGCAGTTGCTAACAGCAAAGACATGGCCATCTACTCAAGTTCGTTTACCAAAAATCCAGCAGCTGCGCAATCGCCGAACATGAGACAGGCTCATTCccatcagcaccaccagccgccgcagcagcagcactacACCTGTCCGCCTCCTCTGGAGGATcccccaccgccgcccattTACGCCGCCGGTGCATCGGCCACGATGCCAAAGAAGATGGCCCGTCCGCCCACTGGCCAGAACGCGTCTCACTCGAGCGCCTATGCAGCAGCCTCGTCCACGGCCACGCTGCCCAAGAAtatgatgcagcagcagcagcagcggttgcagcagcagcagtatcaACAGCCGGCAGGCATGGGCATTGGCAACGGCAATGGGCACTTAGGTCAGCGTCCGCAGTTGCCGCTGCCCCAGCAGAAGCTTAGAGctgcacagcagcagcacttggcggagcagcagcaacaccagcaacatcagctgcagcagcagcatcagcaacaacagcagcaccagcaacaccaacaacaccagcaacgCCAGCCGCCCATTCCTTCACGCCACTCAAGTGTGCAGCAAAAGATATTCGTCTCCACGAATCCATTCATACAGACAACGGCCGTCAAGTTTCACTCGCCCTCGGCCTCGCCCACGTGCGGCTCGCCCGTTACTGGGTCCTTGGCCAGCATTTATGCCACAACCTCGCGTGGCGGCcaccatcaccagcagcagcaggctcagcagcagcagcagcactacTATCGCGATGCTGCCGGGGGCAACAGCAACGGCGGCGCTGCCTACTATAACCACaatgcccatgcccattcccagGCACATCATCCAA ACTATGCCACAAGCACAAATATCGAAAAGACTGGCAGTATTCGGGCCAAGACCAAGGCCGAATTCCTCGAGAATCTCAACGCGAAGCTGGCGAAGCAGGGAATGTCTGGACGAGCATTTGCCGTGCGAAATCTCATCAACAGCAAGGCCCTG ATGTATCAAAATCCGCAAAAACTATCGCGACCCAGTGCGCAATACCGTAGACCACCCACCTATCCCAACACCAGCACAACCACCAATGCCACTTGCGAAGATCAGTGCTAA